Proteins encoded by one window of Synechococcus sp. MVIR-18-1:
- the pdxA gene encoding 4-hydroxythreonine-4-phosphate dehydrogenase PdxA: MSFSHPSSDATDRLVIALGDPAGIGMEVTLKALADPRLPDGLNPLVVGCRKTLEHTYSRLKAQQCPLLIDPSDLDIDDLPVHDAITPGAPSPESGASSFRWLSHAVSRMKEERTLALVTAPIAKHAWHAAGHNYPGQTERLAELDGADQASMLFTAVAPNHGWRLNTLLATTHIPLQQVPTALSPDLVLRKLDVLGAFCLRFNPKPRLLVAGLNPHAGEQGRLGSEETNWLIPALQQWQDNHPHVHLSGPLPPDTCWLSAAKAWQLGRQPESPDGILALYHDQGLIPVKLMAFDEAVNTTLGLSFLRTSPDHGTGFDIAGQGVARSTSMVAAIRAAWELSRA, from the coding sequence ATGTCTTTCTCTCATCCCTCCTCTGACGCTACCGACCGCCTGGTGATTGCTCTTGGTGATCCTGCTGGGATCGGCATGGAAGTCACGCTGAAAGCCCTCGCCGACCCTCGACTGCCCGATGGACTGAACCCACTCGTTGTTGGCTGCCGAAAAACGTTGGAGCACACGTACTCCAGGCTGAAAGCCCAACAATGCCCCCTGCTGATCGATCCCAGCGATCTAGACATTGACGATCTACCGGTCCATGACGCCATCACCCCTGGAGCTCCTAGCCCGGAAAGTGGTGCATCCAGTTTTCGCTGGCTGAGCCATGCCGTCTCGCGCATGAAAGAGGAGCGCACCCTGGCTTTAGTCACAGCACCGATTGCGAAACATGCCTGGCATGCCGCAGGACACAACTATCCAGGCCAAACAGAACGCTTGGCAGAACTCGACGGTGCGGATCAAGCCTCCATGCTGTTCACAGCTGTTGCACCCAACCACGGCTGGAGGCTGAACACCCTGCTCGCCACCACGCATATTCCGCTGCAACAGGTCCCCACTGCACTCAGCCCCGACCTCGTACTCCGCAAGCTGGACGTGCTCGGCGCATTCTGCCTGAGGTTCAATCCCAAGCCACGCTTGCTCGTTGCAGGCCTCAATCCTCACGCGGGAGAACAGGGCCGCCTTGGCAGCGAAGAAACGAACTGGCTCATCCCTGCACTCCAGCAGTGGCAAGACAACCATCCCCACGTCCATCTGAGCGGACCACTGCCTCCTGACACCTGTTGGCTCAGCGCTGCCAAGGCCTGGCAGCTGGGACGTCAACCGGAATCACCCGATGGGATCCTGGCGCTGTATCACGACCAAGGCTTGATCCCCGTGAAGCTGATGGCCTTTGACGAGGCCGTGAACACCACACTCGGGCTGTCGTTCTTGCGCACTTCACCAGATCATGGAACCGGCTTCGATATCGCAGGACAAGGGGTGGCTAGATCGACAAGCATGGTGGCAGCGATTCGGGCCGCCTGGGAGCTCAGCCGGGCTTAA
- a CDS encoding 4-hydroxythreonine-4-phosphate dehydrogenase: MLRWLLLGLLLYGLGTALRKGWIEVQWQRLLDDAGLTETGSGKPLPLHELPMLKAPPPVQDSSR; the protein is encoded by the coding sequence ATGCTGCGCTGGTTGCTCCTGGGGTTATTGCTTTACGGGTTGGGGACGGCGTTGCGGAAGGGCTGGATTGAAGTGCAGTGGCAGCGGTTGCTCGATGATGCAGGACTCACTGAAACCGGTTCAGGCAAGCCGCTTCCGTTGCATGAATTGCCGATGCTTAAGGCTCCTCCTCCGGTTCAGGATTCATCCCGTTGA
- a CDS encoding SDR family oxidoreductase, whose product MLNDLVNRCAPLPPDATLCILGAGFSGGHLAKLSKALGTRVICTRRRPESGSDDLPFDSANGIVPGHEALASVTHLISTIPPSKEGTDPVLSCLGEQLQKLPLQWVGYFSTTGVYGNSNGNWVDETHQPQPTQLRSQKRLACEQLWRNSGLPVQILRLPGIYGPGRSPLAAIRSGELTPVDQPGQMFCRIHVDDLAGACWHLMHRAAAGQRPLVVNISDNKPASRLELQRFGAELLGCTLPAAIPFHEAQASMSPMALSFWADNRKVSNALLRAELGYSFLHPDFSSGLKDCFAAEGFNGMNPEPEEEP is encoded by the coding sequence ATGCTGAACGATCTTGTCAACCGCTGCGCTCCCCTCCCCCCAGATGCGACGTTGTGCATTCTTGGCGCTGGCTTCAGCGGAGGCCATCTCGCCAAGTTGTCCAAAGCACTTGGGACAAGGGTGATCTGCACGCGCCGCCGACCGGAATCCGGCAGCGATGATCTGCCCTTTGACAGTGCCAACGGGATCGTTCCAGGCCATGAAGCACTCGCCTCCGTCACCCATCTGATCAGCACAATCCCGCCCAGCAAAGAAGGAACGGATCCAGTGCTGTCGTGTCTTGGAGAGCAGCTGCAGAAGCTGCCACTGCAATGGGTGGGCTACTTCTCCACCACAGGCGTTTACGGAAATAGCAATGGCAATTGGGTGGATGAAACCCACCAGCCCCAACCCACTCAACTCCGCAGCCAGAAGCGATTGGCGTGTGAGCAGCTGTGGCGCAACAGCGGCCTGCCGGTGCAGATCCTGCGCCTGCCGGGGATCTATGGGCCAGGACGTTCCCCCCTGGCTGCCATCCGCTCAGGCGAACTCACCCCTGTGGATCAACCGGGGCAGATGTTCTGCCGCATCCATGTAGATGACCTAGCTGGAGCCTGCTGGCATCTCATGCATCGAGCCGCAGCAGGACAGCGGCCATTGGTGGTAAATATCAGCGATAACAAGCCCGCTTCCCGCCTCGAGCTTCAACGTTTTGGCGCCGAACTGTTGGGATGCACGCTCCCAGCAGCGATCCCTTTCCATGAAGCCCAAGCCAGCATGAGCCCGATGGCTCTCTCTTTTTGGGCAGACAACCGCAAAGTGAGCAACGCACTCCTGCGAGCCGAGCTGGGGTACAGCTTTCTGCATCCCGATTTTTCAAGCGGCCTCAAGGATTGCTTCGCTGCAGAAGGCTTCAACGGGATGAATCCTGAACCGGAGGAGGAGCCTTAA
- a CDS encoding serine protease inhibitor, with protein MADSSFSLVPSRDSMLPQSRVPRRDRAKAQDTARVRTGSALLAAALVTGALFMAPDRPEQSASICQHYHSEAACRVW; from the coding sequence GTGGCTGATTCTTCCTTTTCACTGGTGCCCTCTCGGGATTCCATGCTGCCCCAGAGTCGGGTGCCGCGTCGTGATCGCGCAAAGGCTCAAGACACAGCACGGGTTCGCACGGGTTCAGCGCTTTTGGCTGCGGCTTTGGTAACAGGTGCCTTGTTCATGGCTCCAGACAGACCGGAGCAAAGCGCCTCAATTTGTCAGCACTATCACTCTGAGGCCGCCTGTCGGGTGTGGTGA